The nucleotide sequence ACGCCGCCGCCGCCGACCATCCCGATGACCGTGGACATTCGCACGTTGATATCCCATCGGTAGATGGTAAACGCGATGAAGGGCGGGACGATCTGCGGCACCACCGCGTACCGCACCACCTGGAGCGGGCTGGCGCCCGTGGCGGTGATGGCCTCGATCGGCCCCGGGTCGATC is from Gemmatimonadales bacterium and encodes:
- a CDS encoding ABC transporter permease subunit, with the translated sequence IDPGPIEAITATGASPLQVVRYAVVPQIVPPFIAFTIYRWDINVRMSTVIGMVGGGGVGFLLIQYINLLQWRQAATAVWGITIVVAAMDYFSAKVREKVV